The following are from one region of the Myotis daubentonii chromosome 2, mMyoDau2.1, whole genome shotgun sequence genome:
- the APOF gene encoding apolipoprotein F: MRGLRLSIPLELLLCCYLLLHPVDAISYGNQTNILMHLPSSLESWPPSSGPLPCQTLLPKSLPGFAHMAPLPKFLVGLSLMMALKEAGCHADAQALQLQLYRQGGIHATQILTRHLQRLEKGRNTERGMSVDALASALRLLARGQPGPERARRSTIQDCDFEQEQDVHSIIQWLPTVRTYYNLGTALYYATQDCLDKAKERGQDGIIDLGYDLLMTMVGLGGGPMGLVISTALKPAVKAGVERLIEYMQEGLGSTSMVSPLVSDVVNSAPYWEWPLFQDYEYDPENESFGI; this comes from the exons ATGCGTGGCCTCAGACTCAGCATACCACTGGAGCTGCTGCTTTGTTGCTACCTCCTGCTGCACCCTGTGGATGCCATTTCATATGGAAACCAGACAAATATCCTGATGCACCTTCCCTCATCATTGGAATCCTGGCCACCCTCCTCAGGCCCCTTGCCCTGCCAGACCCTGCTCCCAAAGTCCCTGCCTGGCTTTGCCCATATGGCCCCTCTACCCAAGTTTCTGGTAGGCCTGTCACTGATGATGGCCCTGAAGGAAGCTGGCTGCCATGCTGATGCACAGGCCCTGCAGCTTCAGCTCTACCGCCAGGGGGGTATACATGCTACACAGATCCTCACCCGACATCTTCAACGGCTGGAGAAAGGCAGAAACACCGAGAGGGGCATGTCAGTGGatgccctggcctctgccctgcgGCTGTTGGCCAGGGGACAGCCCGGCCCAGAAAGGGCCCGACGCTCCACCATCCAGGACTGCGACTTTGAACAGGAGCAGGATGTGCACAGTATAATCCAGTGGTTGCCGACAGTGAGAACCTACTACAACCTGGGCACAGCTTTGTATTATGCTACTCAGGACTGTTTGGACAAGGCCAAGGAACGAGGCCAAGATGGGATCATAGACCTGGGTTATGACCTTTTAATGACCATGGTTGGACTGGGAGGGGGGCCCATGGGACTAGTGATCAGCACTGCACTTAAACCTGCAGTGAAGGCTGGGGTTGAACGGTTGATCGAGTAT atgcaagaGGGCTTGGGCAGCACCTCTATGGTGTCCCCTTTGGTGTCAGACGTAGTAAATTCAGCTCCTTACTGGGAGTGGCCCTTGTTCCAGGACTATGAATATGATCCTGAGAATGAGAGTTTTGGAATATAA
- the TIMELESS gene encoding protein timeless homolog, translated as MNCELLATCSALGYLEGDTYHKEPDCLESVKDLIRYLRHEDETRDVRQQLGAAQILQSDLLPILTQHRQDKALFDAVIRLMVNLTQPALLCFGSVPKEPSFRHHYLQVLAYLQAYKEAFASEKAFGVLSETLYELLQLGWEERQEEDNLLIERILLLVRNILHVPADLDQEKRIDDDASVHDQLLWAIHLSGLDDLLLFLASSPTEQQWSLHVLEIISLMFRDQNPEQLAGVGQGRLAQERSTDVAELEVLRQREMAEKKTRALQRGNRHSRFGGSYIVQGLKSIGERDLIFHKGLHNLRNYSSDLGKQPRRVPKRRQAARELSIQRRSALNVRLFLRDFCSEFLENCYNRLMGLVKDNLLREKAQQHDETYYMWALAFFMAFNRAASFKPGLVSETLSVRTFHFIEQNLTNYYEMMLTDRKEAASWARRMHLALKAYQELLATVNEMDVSPEEAVRESSRIIKNNIFYVMEYRELFLALFRKFDERCQPRSFLIDLVETTHLFLKMLERFCRSRGNLVVQNKRKKRKKKKKPVASGNVPCSPGDLEALWPSLAEQLQCCAQDPELSLDSMVPFDAASEVPVEEQRAEAMVRIQDCLLASQAPQALTLLRSAREVWPERDVFGSQDISPEEEIQLLKQILCAPLPRQRGPEERGAEEEEEEEEEEEEEEELQVVQVSEKEFNFLDYLKRFASSTVIRAYVLLLRTYRQNSAHTNHCIVKMLHRLAHDLKMEALLFQLSLFCLFNRLLSDPAAGAYKELVTFAKYVLGKFFALAAVNQKAFVELLFWKNTSVVREMTEGYGSLDGGSGRKPPAWSPEEEAQLQELYLAHKDVEGQDVVDTILAHLRTAPRTRKQVIHHLVRLGLADSVKDFQRKGTHIVLWTEDQELELQRLFEEFQASDDVLGHIMKNITAKRSRARIVDKLLALGLVSERRELYKKRRKKSAPSGSPNGAESPKDFCQEDLEEEENLSEEDSEENEEEEECSEAEQTLPGSSTGNLGQSLRQEGFSAPLLWLQNCLVQAASDREEDGCSQAVPLVPLTEENEEAMENEQFQQLLRKLGVRPPASEQETFWRIPAKLSPTQLRRVAASLSRAEEEGTLRPGLDPKVPGEQAPEEEHQKEDRAQALRALLLARKKKAGLVSPAEAEIAGVKEQPKVAPKKRQLLDSDEEQEEDEGGSRAPELGAPGIQKKKRFHIEDEDDSD; from the exons ATGAATTGCGAACTTCTAGCCACATGTAGTGCCCTTGGGTACTTGGAGGGAGACACTTACCACAAGGAACCAGATTGCTTAG AGAGTGTGAAGGATTTGATCCGCTACTTGAGGCATGAGGACGAGACTCGAGATGTGCGGCAGCAGCTGGGGGCCGCCCAGATCCTGCAGAGTGACCTTCTGCCCATCCTCACCCAGCACCGCCAGGACAAGGCGCTCTTCGATGCCGTCATCAG GCTGATGGTGAACTTGACACAGCCAGCCTTGCTCTGTTTTGGCAGTGTGCCCAAGGAGCCCAGCTTCCGGCACCATTATCTGCAGGTGCTGGCTTACTTGCAGGCCTACAAAGAG GCCTTTGCCAGTGAGAAGGCTTTTGGGGTCCTCAGTGAAACCTTGTATGAGCTGCTGCAGCTG GGCTGGGAGGAGCGGCAGGAGGAAGACAACTTGCTGATTGAGCGGATCCTGCTGCTGGTCAGAAATATTCTCCACGTCCCAGCCGACCTGGATCAGGAAAAG AGGATCGATGATGACGCCAGCGTCCATGACCAACTGCTCTGGGCAATTCATCTCAGTGGCCTGGACGACCTGCTCCTCTTCCTGGCCAGCTCGCCCACTGAGCAGCAGTGGAGCCTACACGTGCTAGAGATCATCTCCCTTATGTTTCGTGACCAG AACCCTGAGCAGCTAGCAGGAGTAGGACAGGGACGCTTAGCTCAGGAGCGGAGCACCGATGTGGCGGAGCTGGAGGTGTTGCGCCAGCGAGAGATGGCAGAAAAGAAGACTCGAGCCCTTCAGCGCGGCAACCG GCATTCTCGATTCGGGGGCTCCTACATTGTCCAGGGGTTGAAATCCATTGGCGAGAGGGACCTCATCTTTCACAAAGGTCTCCACAAT CTCCGAAACTACAGTTCCGATTTGGGAAAGCAGCCCCGAAGGGTGCCTAAACGTCGCCAGGCTGCCCGGGAGCTGTCCATTCAGCGCCGCTCTGCCCTCAACGTGAGACTCTTCCTCAGAGACTTCTGCTCTGAGTTCCTGGAGAACTGTTACAACCGGCTCATGGGCCTGGTGAAG GATAACCTGCTTCGGGAGAAAGCTCAGCAGCACGACGAGACCTATTACATGTGGGCCTTGGCTTTCTTCATGGCCTTCAACCGGGCTGCCTCCTTCAAGCCAGGCCTGGTCTCCGAGACCCTCAGTGTCCGTACCTTCCACTTCATTGAGCAGAACCTCACCAACTACTATGAGATGATGCTGACCGACCGCAAGGAAGCTGCCTCCTGGGCACGCCG gATGCACCTGGCTCTGAAGGCCTATCAGGAGCTTCTGGCCACAGTAAATGAGATGGACGTGTCGCCAGAGGAGGCTGTGCGGGAGAGCAGCCGCATCATCAAAA ACAACATTTTCTATGTTATGGAGTATCGAGAACTGTTCCTGGCACTCTTTCGAAAGTTCGACGAGCGATGCCAGCCTCGCTCTTTCCTTATCGACCTGGTGGAAACCACCCATCTCTTCCTCAAGATGTTGGAGCGGTTTTGTCGGAGCCGAGGGAACCTGGTGGTGCAG AACAAacgaaagaagagaaagaagaaaaagaagcctGTTGCTTCTGGTAATGTTCCCTGCAGCCCAGGGGACCTGGAGGCCCTGTGGCCATCCCTGGCCGAGCAGCTGCAGTGCTGTGCCCAG GATCCTGAGCTCAGTTTGGACTCCATGGTTCCCTTTGATGCAGCCTCAGAGGTGCCAGTGGAAGAGCAGCGGGCAGAAGCCATGGTGCGGATCCAAGACTGTCTGCTGGCTAGCCAGGCCCCACAGGCCCTGACTCTCCTTAGGTCTGCCCG AGAGGTGTGGCCAGAAAGAGATGTGTTTGGCTCTCAAGACATTTCCCCAGAGGAGGAGATCCAGCTGCTGAAACAGATCCTCTGTGCCCCGCTTCCCC GGCAGCGGGGGCCAGAGGAACgaggggcagaggaggaagaggaagaagaggaggaggaggaggaggaggaggaactgcAAGTGGTCCAGGTGTCGGAGAAAGAATTTAATTTTCTGGACTACCTGAAACG CTTTGCCAGCTCAACTGTCATCCGAGCCTACGTGCTGCTGCTGCGGACTTACAGGCAGAACAGCGCCCACACTAACCACTGCATCGTTAAGATGCTGCACCGGTTGGCCCACGACCTCAAAATGGAAGCCCTTCTTTTCCAGCTCTCACTCTTTTGCCTCTTCAATCGTCTGCTTAGTGACCCTGCCGCTGGGGCCTACAAA GAGCTAGTGACTTTTGCAAAATACGTCCTGGGCAAGTTCTTTGCCTTGGCTGCAGTCAACCAGAAAGCCTTTGTGGAGCTGCTGTTCTGGAAGAACACTTCTGTGGTTCGAGAGATGACCGAGGGCTATGGCTCCCTGGACGGCGG ATCTGGTCGTAAGCCTCCTGCGTggagcccagaggaggaggcccagcTTCAGGAACTGTACCTTGCCCATAAGGATGTGGAAG GTCAGGATGTGGTAGACACCATATTGGCGCACCTGAGAACTGCTCCTCGAACGCGTAAGCAGGTCATCCACCATCTGGTGCGGCTGGGACTGGCTGACAGTGTCAAGGACTTTCAAAG GAAAGGAACCCACATCGTACTGTGGACAGAAGAtcaggagctggagctgcagcgGCTTTTTGAGGAGTTCCAGGCCTCAGATG ATGTCCTGGGTCATATCATGAAGAATATCACAGCCAAACGCTCACGGGCCCGAATAGTGGATAAGctgctggctctggggctggTGTCTGAGCGGCGGGAGCTATACAAGAAACGCCGGAAGAAGTCGGCACCTTCGGGCTCG CCTAATGGAGCGGAGTCCCCGAAAGATTTTTGCCAGGAAGATCTGGAAGAAGAGGAAAACCTGTCAGAGGAAGATAGTGAAGAgaatgaggaggaagaggagtgcTCAGAAGCAGAACAAACCCTCCCGGGGAGCTCAACTGGAAACCTCGGGCAAAGCCTGCGTCAGGAAG GCTTTTCTGCTCCTCTCCTGTGGCTCCAGAACTGCCTGGTTCAAGCAGCAAGCGACCGGGAAGAGGATG GCTGCTCCCAGGCAGTTCCGTTGGTGCCGCTGACAGAAGAAAACGAGGAAGCAATGGAAAACGAGCAGTTTCAGCAGCTGTTGCGCAAGCTAGGGGTTCGGCCTCCTGCCTCTGAGCAG GAAACCTTCTGGCGAATTCCAGCCAAGCTGAGTCCCACCCAGCTCCGGAGGGTAGCAGCTTCTTTGAGTCGCGCAGAGGAAGAGGGAACGCTTCGGCCAGGGCTAGACCCGAAAGTCCCTGGAGAGCAAGCCCCCGAGGAAGAGCACCAGAAGGAGGACCGAGCACAAGCCCTGAGGGCCCTCCTGTTAGCCCGGAAAAAGAAAGCCGGCCTGGTGTCCCCAGCGG AGGCAGAGATCGCTGGTGTCAAAGAGCAGCCGAAAGTGGCACCCAAGAAGCGACAACTGCTGGACAGcgatgaggaacaggaggaagatgAGGGCGGGAGCAGAG CACCGGAGCTGGGAGCTCCAGGAATCCAAAAGAAGAAACGGTTTCATATTGAGGATGAAGATGACAGCGACTGA